The Ignavibacteriales bacterium genome includes a region encoding these proteins:
- the purD gene encoding phosphoribosylamine--glycine ligase — translation MNILVIGSGGREHAIVWKLRQSPHVKALYCAPGNAGVAQQARLVSLKPTDIQGLMRFVKENDVDLTVVGPEQPLVDGIVDEFERSGLRIFGPSRAAAMLEGSKVFSKSFMAQNGIPTAKFRSFSSGELNEAEAFALELPVPVVVKADGLAAGKGVLICETHDAAVIAIREMVLNKAFGSAGENVVIEEYLEGEEASIFALTDGERFATLASAQDHKRILDGDRGKNTGGMGAYANAPIVTQELLKRIEIEIIVPTLKGMRDAGTPYRGCLYCGLILTRTGPKVIEYNCRFGDPETQVVVPLIEGDLAEILYSIAEHRLDPSTVQLHAASAVCVVMASRGYPDDYQTGKEIHGLEKMKQEEGVVVFHAGTRSDGEKILSSGGRVLGVTAVGYAHDLRGTIEAAYRAVGSITFDGAYYRSDIGQKALRRLSNPSGQEH, via the coding sequence ATGAACATTCTGGTAATCGGCTCCGGCGGGAGGGAACATGCAATTGTCTGGAAACTGAGGCAGAGTCCACACGTCAAGGCATTGTATTGTGCTCCCGGCAATGCCGGCGTCGCACAACAGGCCCGGCTGGTATCGCTCAAACCAACCGACATACAGGGCTTGATGCGCTTCGTAAAAGAAAACGATGTCGATCTCACGGTTGTTGGTCCGGAGCAGCCTCTTGTTGACGGGATCGTTGACGAATTCGAACGGAGCGGCCTCCGGATCTTCGGTCCAAGCAGGGCGGCGGCGATGCTCGAAGGAAGCAAAGTGTTCTCCAAATCGTTCATGGCGCAGAACGGTATCCCGACGGCCAAGTTCAGAAGCTTCTCTTCGGGTGAACTGAATGAGGCTGAAGCGTTCGCTCTCGAACTTCCGGTTCCTGTTGTGGTCAAAGCGGATGGATTGGCCGCAGGAAAAGGTGTGCTGATATGCGAAACCCATGATGCGGCAGTGATCGCGATTCGGGAGATGGTGTTGAACAAGGCGTTTGGGTCAGCAGGGGAGAACGTGGTGATCGAGGAGTATCTGGAAGGGGAAGAAGCGTCGATTTTCGCGCTCACCGATGGCGAACGGTTCGCAACGCTTGCATCTGCGCAGGACCACAAGCGGATCCTGGACGGCGACAGGGGGAAAAACACCGGGGGCATGGGGGCGTATGCAAACGCTCCGATTGTAACGCAGGAGCTCCTCAAACGAATCGAGATAGAGATCATAGTTCCAACACTCAAGGGTATGAGAGATGCAGGGACTCCGTACCGCGGATGTCTCTATTGCGGCTTGATACTGACCAGGACGGGGCCGAAAGTGATCGAATACAACTGCCGATTCGGCGATCCTGAAACGCAGGTTGTCGTGCCGCTGATCGAAGGAGATCTTGCGGAAATACTCTATTCGATCGCCGAGCATCGGCTGGATCCTTCCACTGTCCAACTCCACGCCGCGTCGGCCGTATGCGTTGTGATGGCTTCGCGTGGATACCCTGATGACTACCAGACGGGAAAGGAAATCCATGGTCTGGAGAAGATGAAACAGGAGGAAGGCGTGGTCGTGTTTCACGCCGGCACACGGTCTGACGGAGAGAAGATCCTGTCATCCGGTGGAAGAGTGTTGGGAGTGACGGCTGTCGGATATGCGCATGACCTCAGAGGGACCATTGAGGCTGCGTACCGCGCTGTTGGTTCAATTACGTTTGATGGCGCATACTATCGCAGTGATATCGGTCAGAAGGCTCTGCGCCGGTTGTCTAACCCGAGCGGCCAGGAACATTGA
- a CDS encoding glycosyltransferase family 4 protein, which produces MNSEFRKVLVIAYYFPPMGLSGVQRTAKFVKYLPKYGWKPTVLTVTPTGYYAVDTTLLAEVEEAGTDILRASSLDPNRLFKKQGVVKMPSERMRKILQFGGDALFIPDTKIGWKSKALKAAQELLRREHFDVIFATAPPQTDFLIGEALKKEFRIPLVLDYRDAWLDYPFKYYPTPLHRYLHYRLEKRVLKVADKIVVTVRRVKESILKHYLNLDYHDVIIIPQGYDPEDFETRVAPKQPARRKMRMTHAGTFYAERNPSVIFQALHNLFRDVPQMRGRLELDLIGNVREEDQNLVSRLGLQNEVKFLGYLDHKECTRRLQESDALWLVLDNDYQSPGKLYEYFGARRPILGSLNEGHIKQLILESGAGLCVPLKNLQAHEDAVRELFTQFEKNQLKQVPEDFSGHFNRQILTGELARHFESLTDIDKNAFLKLEEEIR; this is translated from the coding sequence ATGAATAGTGAATTTCGAAAAGTTCTGGTTATCGCGTACTATTTTCCCCCGATGGGGTTGAGCGGCGTCCAGCGGACCGCCAAGTTCGTGAAGTACCTTCCAAAGTATGGATGGAAGCCTACTGTCCTCACCGTTACCCCCACAGGGTATTATGCCGTCGATACCACCTTGCTTGCCGAGGTTGAGGAGGCAGGGACGGATATCCTTCGTGCGAGTTCGCTCGATCCCAACCGGTTGTTCAAGAAACAGGGTGTCGTCAAGATGCCTTCAGAGCGGATGAGGAAGATTCTGCAGTTTGGAGGAGACGCGCTGTTCATTCCTGATACAAAGATTGGCTGGAAATCGAAGGCTCTGAAAGCCGCACAGGAGCTTCTGCGCCGGGAGCATTTTGATGTGATCTTCGCCACTGCCCCGCCGCAGACGGACTTTCTGATTGGGGAGGCGTTGAAGAAGGAATTCCGGATCCCTCTCGTGCTCGATTATCGGGATGCCTGGCTGGACTATCCATTCAAGTACTATCCGACGCCGCTGCACCGTTACCTCCACTACCGTCTGGAGAAACGCGTCCTGAAAGTCGCGGATAAGATTGTCGTTACAGTCAGGCGTGTCAAGGAGAGCATCCTGAAGCACTACCTGAATCTGGACTATCATGATGTCATTATCATTCCTCAGGGATATGACCCCGAAGATTTCGAGACGCGCGTAGCTCCGAAGCAGCCGGCCCGGCGAAAGATGCGAATGACCCACGCCGGCACCTTCTACGCCGAACGAAATCCGTCTGTTATTTTCCAGGCATTGCACAACCTCTTCCGGGACGTTCCGCAGATGCGGGGGAGGCTGGAACTGGATCTCATCGGAAACGTGCGTGAAGAAGACCAAAATCTCGTCAGCAGACTCGGTCTGCAGAATGAGGTCAAGTTCCTTGGATATCTCGATCACAAGGAATGTACGCGGCGTCTCCAGGAATCAGATGCCCTTTGGCTGGTGCTCGACAATGACTATCAGTCACCGGGGAAGCTCTATGAGTATTTCGGTGCCCGCAGGCCCATTCTTGGATCGCTCAATGAAGGACACATCAAGCAGTTGATCCTCGAGAGCGGTGCCGGTCTTTGTGTGCCCCTGAAGAACCTGCAGGCGCACGAGGACGCGGTGAGAGAATTATTCACACAGTTTGAGAAGAATCAGCTCAAGCAGGTGCCGGAAGATTTTTCGGGGCACTTCAATCGCCAGATTCTGACTGGAGAGCTTGCACGTCATTTCGAATCTTTGACGGATATCGACAAGAACGCTTTTCTGAAACTCGAGGAAGAAATCCGATGA